A single genomic interval of Brevibacillus brevis harbors:
- a CDS encoding ABC transporter substrate-binding protein, with amino-acid sequence MLPERLKGQIRSVLLMCVLVFSIVGCSSAPAPDEKQANQPAKNSQPKKGGTITMGYQMEPDTLDPQKTSLPAGNFVGGLLGGALLILDPFTFELKPHLAESYTISEDGKTMTFKIRPGVKFHDGTPLTAEVFKQSYERALDPKTASPVTGPDVSSIKSISAPDDSTLIFHLDEPSASLLSNLSYGGYQQPISIEARNKYGNELGRNPVGVGPWKFESWKTGESITLVRNDEYKWASPFAENQGPVRPDKFVLKFIQDNQTMMAALDSGTIDIATVPPKDAKKYKDHKDFTVLEGMQPAEYFIGMNLENEILQDVRVRKALNLAINKDALIMADLQGEGVPVYGPIPPTMIGYDAAVEQYGYRYNADQARQLLEEAGWKPNAQGIREKDGKTFSLTMLIEDTNPGHQLVQSMFKEIGVELHIQKYESATALEQALKGEFDMFSMSHGSVDPDILHLLLHSSQIGGLNFFRLSDQQLDSLLDKGRTTTDQALRQQVFADIQKRVVEQAYWIPLYSAKTFMVVSNRIQGVKPNPLASLIIQDMWVNE; translated from the coding sequence ATGCTACCAGAACGGTTAAAGGGCCAAATACGCAGCGTTTTACTTATGTGTGTACTCGTCTTTTCCATTGTTGGTTGCAGTTCTGCTCCAGCTCCAGACGAGAAGCAAGCAAATCAACCAGCAAAAAACTCCCAGCCCAAAAAGGGAGGGACGATCACCATGGGCTACCAGATGGAGCCAGATACGCTGGACCCGCAAAAGACGTCGTTGCCAGCGGGAAATTTTGTCGGGGGCCTATTGGGGGGAGCTCTGCTGATCCTCGATCCCTTTACGTTTGAGTTGAAGCCGCATCTGGCTGAATCGTACACGATCTCGGAAGACGGCAAGACCATGACGTTCAAGATACGCCCTGGCGTGAAGTTCCATGATGGAACACCGCTCACTGCGGAAGTTTTTAAGCAAAGCTATGAACGTGCACTCGATCCAAAAACAGCCTCACCGGTTACGGGACCGGACGTATCTTCGATCAAATCCATTTCAGCTCCTGATGATTCCACATTGATCTTTCATTTGGATGAGCCCTCCGCTTCATTACTTTCTAACTTATCATATGGCGGCTACCAGCAACCCATTTCCATAGAGGCACGAAACAAATACGGAAATGAGCTGGGGCGCAATCCTGTCGGGGTAGGTCCGTGGAAATTCGAGAGCTGGAAAACAGGCGAATCGATCACACTGGTACGAAACGACGAGTATAAGTGGGCATCTCCTTTTGCTGAGAATCAAGGACCAGTGAGACCAGACAAGTTCGTTCTGAAATTTATTCAAGACAACCAGACCATGATGGCTGCTCTCGACAGCGGGACGATTGATATTGCCACTGTACCCCCGAAAGACGCGAAGAAATACAAGGATCACAAAGATTTTACGGTGTTGGAAGGAATGCAGCCTGCAGAGTACTTCATTGGGATGAATCTGGAAAATGAAATCTTGCAGGATGTCCGCGTGAGAAAAGCACTGAACCTGGCGATCAACAAAGATGCATTGATCATGGCAGATCTGCAAGGAGAGGGGGTGCCTGTCTACGGACCGATCCCGCCAACGATGATCGGATACGATGCGGCAGTAGAGCAGTACGGCTACAGGTACAATGCTGATCAAGCCAGACAACTGCTGGAAGAGGCAGGATGGAAGCCAAACGCGCAAGGGATAAGGGAAAAGGATGGGAAAACGTTCAGCCTGACGATGCTCATCGAAGATACAAATCCCGGACATCAGTTGGTGCAAAGCATGTTCAAAGAGATTGGTGTGGAATTGCATATCCAAAAGTATGAATCAGCGACAGCTCTTGAACAGGCACTGAAGGGCGAGTTCGATATGTTTTCAATGAGTCATGGCAGCGTCGATCCAGATATTTTGCACTTGTTATTGCATTCGAGTCAGATCGGGGGCTTGAATTTCTTTCGTCTCAGTGATCAACAGCTCGATAGCCTGCTAGATAAAGGACGAACGACAACAGATCAAGCGCTACGGCAGCAGGTTTTTGCAGACATTCAAAAAAGAGTCGTGGAACAGGCCTATTGGATTCCGCTCTATTCCGCAAAGACATTCATGGTCGTCAGTAACCGGATTCAAGGCGTCAAGCCAAATCCATTAGCATCCTTGATTATTCAGGACATGTGGGTGAACGAGTAG
- a CDS encoding HTH domain-containing protein — protein sequence MTITIAVISSEEFLPRILKHTQSIDYIQLTSYTYQNPKESAALLDQIHDCDVLLFAGPLPYFFAKEKVEQKKLPAVYIPIDEYTISLSLFHTLLNVPGGLDRISIDLPKAAYIEKVGEELGITSTPWYVKDYSEIIEEGGTRFDVEAIIQFHKERWEQKKSHFALTGVDYVYSRLREMNIPSASLVSPDKNIRDAVNQAVAYGQLKISKNSQIAVGIVAIQQNDGPPVETQWQDATIILLQELLELVKETDASIQKWGLDQFIIYGTRGSIEQMIESGKIMQVLGNVDLLAKVTIVIGFGFGLTAKEAEANARIAIYHAQKAKESSAYLVTDEKEVIGPLNTESKTFRLKSENKEVLEIAEKTGASVATITKIMQFVKLRRDNRFTASDLAEYLQISRRSSERTLKKLIEHQVVEVVGEEQPYQQGRPRAVYRLNHP from the coding sequence TTGACCATTACGATAGCAGTAATCTCTTCGGAAGAATTTTTGCCAAGGATCTTGAAGCATACCCAATCCATCGATTACATTCAACTGACTTCGTATACATACCAAAACCCCAAAGAGAGCGCTGCGTTGCTTGATCAAATCCATGACTGCGACGTGCTGCTTTTTGCTGGCCCACTTCCTTATTTTTTTGCCAAGGAAAAGGTAGAGCAAAAGAAGCTGCCTGCTGTGTACATCCCGATCGATGAATATACCATTTCCCTCTCTTTGTTTCATACCTTACTAAACGTACCGGGAGGACTGGACCGCATCTCGATAGATTTGCCAAAAGCGGCGTATATTGAGAAGGTGGGTGAAGAATTGGGCATTACTTCTACGCCTTGGTATGTAAAAGACTACAGTGAGATTATTGAAGAAGGCGGGACGAGATTTGACGTAGAGGCGATTATCCAGTTCCACAAGGAGCGCTGGGAACAGAAAAAGAGCCATTTTGCTCTGACTGGCGTTGACTACGTATACAGTCGATTGCGTGAGATGAACATCCCTTCCGCATCGCTCGTCAGTCCCGATAAGAATATTCGCGATGCTGTCAATCAAGCCGTTGCTTATGGTCAATTGAAAATTAGCAAAAATTCGCAGATCGCTGTGGGAATTGTAGCGATCCAGCAAAATGATGGTCCGCCAGTAGAGACACAATGGCAGGATGCGACGATTATTTTGCTGCAAGAGCTGCTGGAGCTCGTCAAAGAGACTGATGCTTCCATTCAAAAATGGGGACTGGATCAATTCATCATCTATGGCACGAGAGGCAGCATCGAGCAAATGATTGAATCTGGGAAGATCATGCAAGTATTGGGTAATGTCGATCTGCTTGCCAAAGTGACGATTGTCATCGGGTTTGGTTTTGGCCTAACCGCGAAAGAGGCCGAAGCCAACGCACGCATTGCGATTTATCATGCCCAGAAAGCAAAGGAAAGCAGTGCCTATCTGGTAACGGATGAAAAAGAAGTGATTGGTCCGTTAAATACCGAATCGAAGACGTTCCGATTAAAAAGTGAGAACAAGGAAGTGCTGGAAATCGCGGAGAAGACTGGCGCAAGTGTCGCTACCATCACGAAAATCATGCAGTTTGTCAAGCTTCGCCGCGATAACCGCTTCACCGCTTCCGATTTAGCCGAGTACCTCCAAATCAGTCGCCGCAGCTCAGAAAGAACCTTGAAAAAGCTGATCGAGCATCAGGTCGTAGAGGTCGTCGGAGAAGAACAGCCGTATCAGCAAGGACGCCCGCGGGCTGTGTATCGCCTTAATCATCCATGA
- a CDS encoding dipeptidase, producing MTHGIDGHFDLLLDVAIQREHGRRKVIETDYLPDFVAGGVHTVVAAIYIDNKFLPEMGLRKALQQISALHAEADESPEKIMVCKSVSDIETAKRMGKIGFVLSLEGAEPLYNDLSMLRVFYELGVRLMGLVWSRRNFVGDGSHFSPVREGRKGGLTEFGIRVVEEAEAMGIIIDVSHLNDEGFWDLIEVARKPIIASHSNCRTLASSMRNLTDEQIRAIAFTNGVIGINGVNLFVADTDDQADIEHLINHVDHIVKLVGVEHVGLGLDNIEPFMKYDSPNVFIQAGRKDFDVVKGHTKVPELVRALAKRGYKDEAIERILGKNFIRVFKDVWKS from the coding sequence ATGACACATGGAATCGACGGGCATTTTGACCTTTTGCTGGATGTTGCCATTCAGCGGGAGCATGGCAGACGAAAAGTGATTGAAACGGATTATTTACCTGATTTCGTCGCGGGTGGGGTGCATACAGTTGTCGCAGCGATTTATATCGACAACAAATTTCTGCCGGAGATGGGCTTGAGAAAAGCACTGCAACAAATCAGCGCGTTGCACGCAGAGGCAGATGAATCGCCTGAGAAAATCATGGTTTGCAAAAGTGTGAGTGACATCGAGACCGCGAAGCGAATGGGGAAAATTGGTTTTGTGCTCTCTCTGGAAGGCGCGGAACCGTTATATAATGATCTGAGTATGCTCCGTGTTTTTTACGAGCTGGGCGTGCGCCTTATGGGTCTTGTGTGGAGCAGACGGAACTTCGTTGGAGATGGCAGTCATTTTAGTCCGGTACGGGAAGGGCGCAAGGGAGGGCTCACCGAGTTCGGCATCCGCGTCGTCGAAGAGGCAGAAGCAATGGGCATCATCATTGATGTCAGCCATCTGAATGACGAAGGCTTCTGGGATCTGATCGAGGTAGCGCGTAAGCCCATCATCGCTTCTCATTCCAACTGTCGGACATTAGCCAGCTCCATGCGCAATCTGACGGATGAACAAATCAGGGCGATCGCATTCACCAACGGCGTAATCGGCATCAATGGCGTCAATCTGTTCGTAGCGGACACAGACGACCAGGCTGATATCGAGCACTTGATCAACCACGTCGATCACATCGTGAAGCTGGTTGGAGTTGAACACGTCGGACTGGGTCTGGACAACATCGAGCCATTCATGAAATATGATTCTCCCAATGTGTTTATCCAAGCAGGACGCAAAGATTTTGATGTCGTAAAAGGACATACCAAGGTTCCAGAGCTTGTGCGTGCCCTTGCCAAAAGAGGGTACAAGGATGAAGCGATTGAGCGTATTTTGGGCAAAAACTTCATCCGCGTGTTCAAGGACGTGTGGAAATCATAG
- a CDS encoding aminopeptidase: protein MLDKRLTKLANVLVNYSTNVQPGDNVLIDAMEVDTALIKELIKAVSRAGGHSFVNLRESSISRQLLLAGTEEQFRLGAEMDKERMEKMQACIIIEGGLNINEMSDVPDEQMKLATSFFKEVSIVRLKKKWVYLRYPTPSMAQLANKSTEAFEQFYFDVCTMDYAKMAKAMQPLKELMERTDRVKITGPGTELTFSIKGIPAIPCPGHYNIPDGEVFTAPVRDSVNGVLSFNTPSPYQGFTFEKVRLEFVDGKIVNATANDTERLNNILDTDEGARYIGEFALGVHPVIREPMQDILFDEKIDGSFHFTPGRCYDEASNGNKSNIHWDMVMIQRPEYGGGEIWFDDHLIRRDGRFLLPELAPLNPENLK, encoded by the coding sequence ATGTTGGACAAACGTCTTACGAAGCTGGCGAATGTTTTGGTGAATTACTCTACGAATGTTCAGCCGGGAGATAACGTGCTGATTGATGCGATGGAGGTGGACACCGCTCTGATAAAGGAGCTAATCAAAGCAGTTTCGCGAGCAGGTGGACATTCTTTTGTGAACCTGCGTGAATCCTCGATAAGCCGTCAGTTATTGCTGGCGGGAACAGAGGAGCAATTCCGTTTAGGGGCAGAGATGGACAAAGAACGAATGGAAAAAATGCAAGCGTGCATCATCATCGAGGGTGGGCTGAACATCAACGAAATGTCTGATGTCCCGGATGAGCAGATGAAGCTGGCTACGTCCTTTTTCAAAGAGGTAAGTATTGTGCGTCTCAAAAAGAAATGGGTCTATCTCCGTTATCCGACGCCTTCCATGGCGCAGTTGGCGAATAAGAGTACAGAAGCGTTCGAACAGTTTTACTTTGATGTCTGCACAATGGATTACGCCAAAATGGCAAAAGCCATGCAGCCGCTCAAGGAGCTGATGGAGCGAACTGACCGCGTAAAAATCACGGGACCTGGCACAGAGCTGACCTTCTCCATCAAAGGCATTCCAGCGATTCCGTGTCCGGGGCACTATAACATACCAGACGGTGAAGTGTTTACGGCCCCTGTTCGCGATTCGGTGAACGGTGTCCTATCGTTTAACACGCCCTCGCCTTACCAAGGCTTTACCTTTGAAAAGGTGCGCTTGGAGTTTGTGGACGGGAAGATTGTTAACGCCACAGCCAATGACACAGAGCGTTTGAACAACATTTTGGATACGGATGAAGGTGCCCGGTACATTGGGGAATTTGCTTTGGGGGTTCACCCGGTCATTCGGGAGCCTATGCAGGATATTTTATTCGATGAAAAAATCGACGGCAGCTTCCACTTTACCCCGGGACGATGCTATGACGAGGCATCCAATGGCAACAAGTCAAACATCCATTGGGACATGGTCATGATTCAACGCCCGGAGTACGGTGGCGGTGAGATTTGGTTCGATGACCACTTGATTCGCAGAGACGGACGCTTTCTTTTACCGGAGCTTGCACCACTTAACCCGGAAAACCTGAAATAA
- a CDS encoding ABC transporter ATP-binding protein, whose product MKTPLLQVKNLNKKFLVRKGWFQQPSYVHAVHGVNVTVNAGETLGIVGESGCGKSTLGRCILRLIEPTDGEIVFEGQNIRSLQKADMQKLRRDMQMVFQNPFDTLNPKLTIQHILSEPLIAHGIPKRERTAMIEETMEIVGLNKNHLSRYAHEFSGGQRQRIGIARALMLRPKLIIADEPVSALDVSIQSQILNLLQDLQEQFSLTYLFISHDLSVVEHIADRVAVMYLGEVIELAKKEELFQRPMHPYTQSLLSAIPITDPDEKKERIMLTGDLPSPSNPPQGCKFHPRCWACMDVCKTEAPPFIETDGRLVACHLYEK is encoded by the coding sequence ATGAAGACGCCTCTTTTGCAAGTGAAGAACCTGAATAAGAAGTTCCTTGTCCGCAAAGGGTGGTTCCAGCAGCCGAGTTACGTGCATGCCGTCCATGGAGTGAACGTGACTGTCAACGCAGGTGAAACGTTGGGAATCGTGGGAGAGTCAGGCTGTGGCAAGTCAACACTGGGCAGATGCATTTTGCGTTTGATCGAGCCGACAGACGGCGAGATCGTGTTCGAGGGTCAAAATATCCGCAGCTTACAGAAGGCAGACATGCAGAAGCTGCGGCGTGATATGCAAATGGTGTTTCAAAATCCATTTGATACCCTCAATCCAAAGCTGACGATCCAGCACATTTTGTCAGAGCCATTGATTGCCCATGGTATCCCAAAGCGCGAGCGTACAGCCATGATCGAAGAAACGATGGAAATCGTCGGTTTGAACAAAAATCATTTGTCGCGATACGCCCATGAGTTTTCCGGAGGACAAAGGCAAAGAATCGGGATCGCTCGCGCCTTGATGCTCAGGCCAAAGCTCATCATAGCTGACGAGCCTGTGTCCGCTCTGGATGTATCGATCCAATCGCAAATTCTCAATTTGCTTCAGGATTTGCAGGAGCAGTTTTCGCTCACGTATCTTTTTATCTCGCATGATTTGAGTGTTGTCGAGCATATAGCCGATCGTGTAGCGGTGATGTATTTGGGAGAAGTAATTGAGCTGGCGAAAAAAGAAGAGCTGTTTCAACGTCCGATGCATCCCTACACACAGTCACTTCTCTCCGCCATTCCTATCACCGATCCTGACGAGAAAAAAGAACGAATCATGTTAACAGGGGATCTGCCGTCTCCGTCCAATCCGCCGCAGGGCTGCAAGTTTCACCCGCGCTGTTGGGCGTGCATGGACGTGTGCAAGACAGAAGCCCCTCCATTTATAGAAACAGATGGCAGACTGGTTGCCTGTCATCTTTATGAAAAATAA
- a CDS encoding ABC transporter ATP-binding protein: MTNVLEVTGLTTTFLKNERAFRVVDNLCLQVKKGESVGIVGESGCGKSVASLSMMRLLGKNGSIAGRIQLNGADLLRYSETEMQKIRGKEIAMIFQEPMTSLNPVLTIGKQLSEGLEKHEGMNRVQSRQRVLELLTQVGISRANEIYHEYPHRLSGGMRQRVMIAMAIACHPKLLIADEPTTALDVTIQAQILDVMKKIQRELGMSLIMITHDLGVVAETCDRVLVMYAGQVIEAADVRTLLRSPKHPYTMGLIKSTPHNAKGQKRLHSIAGSVPTPDNYPQGCRFAPRCEKAMPVCLELNPPLLDVDQQSECRCWLYRENRESTAVNG, encoded by the coding sequence GTGACAAACGTGTTGGAAGTGACGGGATTGACTACCACTTTTTTGAAAAATGAAAGGGCTTTCAGGGTGGTGGACAATCTTTGCTTGCAGGTCAAAAAAGGTGAATCGGTCGGGATCGTTGGAGAATCAGGGTGTGGAAAAAGCGTTGCCTCTCTATCCATGATGCGCTTGCTCGGTAAAAACGGAAGCATTGCAGGCCGTATTCAACTGAACGGAGCCGATCTTTTGCGCTATAGCGAAACAGAGATGCAGAAGATCAGAGGAAAAGAGATCGCCATGATCTTTCAGGAGCCAATGACTTCGCTGAATCCCGTACTGACCATCGGCAAGCAATTGAGCGAAGGACTGGAAAAGCACGAGGGCATGAACAGAGTCCAATCGAGACAAAGAGTGCTCGAGCTGTTGACGCAGGTAGGCATTTCACGTGCCAATGAAATCTATCACGAGTACCCGCATCGTCTGTCAGGGGGGATGCGACAGCGCGTGATGATCGCGATGGCGATTGCTTGTCATCCAAAGCTGTTGATAGCAGACGAACCGACAACTGCACTAGACGTAACGATCCAGGCGCAAATATTGGATGTGATGAAAAAAATCCAAAGAGAGCTGGGCATGTCGCTCATCATGATCACGCATGATTTGGGCGTCGTCGCCGAGACATGTGACCGGGTACTGGTGATGTATGCCGGGCAGGTCATTGAAGCGGCTGATGTTCGCACACTGCTGCGCAGCCCCAAGCATCCGTACACCATGGGCTTGATCAAATCAACGCCACATAATGCCAAAGGCCAGAAGAGATTGCACAGTATCGCGGGAAGTGTGCCGACTCCCGATAATTATCCGCAGGGATGTCGTTTTGCTCCGCGATGTGAGAAGGCGATGCCTGTCTGTTTGGAACTAAATCCCCCGTTGCTGGATGTGGATCAACAGTCGGAGTGCCGTTGTTGGCTGTATCGAGAGAATAGGGAAAGCACGGCGGTGAATGGATGA
- a CDS encoding ABC transporter permease, translating to MFWSKQWSMPRFELWEKIMQQKKAKYSFLMMLCIVLLGIIGPWIAPHDPTKTYYEAFMQGPSKDFWLGTDAIGRDILSRMLYGTRVTMTVAVLASVMTFVAGTLIGVTCAYLGGIVDNLIMRIMDIMLALPGIVLALAIVAVLGPSQENAMIAIGISSIPAFSILIRGAALSIKQSGYVEASRSIGSSNWWIITRQFIPNISNVLIVYTTMFIGSAILGTSALGFIGLGAQPPTPEWGTMLNEGKNYLREAWWLATFPGLAITAVVFTVYLLGDALRDIFDPKS from the coding sequence GTGTTCTGGAGCAAGCAATGGTCTATGCCTCGTTTCGAATTATGGGAGAAGATCATGCAGCAAAAGAAAGCGAAATACAGCTTCCTGATGATGCTCTGCATTGTTTTACTGGGAATTATCGGGCCGTGGATCGCTCCGCATGATCCAACGAAAACGTACTACGAAGCATTTATGCAAGGACCGTCGAAAGACTTCTGGCTAGGGACAGATGCGATTGGCCGCGATATTTTATCCCGGATGCTGTACGGAACAAGAGTGACAATGACCGTAGCTGTGCTGGCGTCTGTCATGACGTTTGTAGCAGGAACGCTGATTGGTGTGACTTGTGCTTACCTCGGAGGAATTGTTGATAATTTGATTATGAGAATCATGGACATCATGCTGGCGTTGCCCGGCATTGTGCTTGCTCTAGCCATTGTAGCTGTGCTCGGACCGAGTCAGGAAAATGCGATGATTGCAATTGGAATATCATCGATTCCGGCCTTTTCGATTCTGATTCGTGGTGCAGCACTCTCGATTAAGCAATCCGGCTATGTGGAAGCAAGCCGCTCCATCGGCAGCTCGAATTGGTGGATCATTACGCGCCAGTTCATTCCGAACATCTCCAACGTGCTGATCGTCTATACGACTATGTTCATAGGGAGTGCCATTTTGGGAACCTCGGCACTGGGTTTTATCGGCTTGGGTGCCCAGCCTCCTACACCTGAGTGGGGAACGATGCTGAATGAAGGGAAAAATTACTTGCGAGAAGCTTGGTGGCTTGCTACTTTTCCCGGTCTTGCGATTACGGCAGTCGTCTTTACGGTGTATCTGCTCGGGGATGCATTGCGCGATATCTTTGATCCCAAATCATAG
- the nikB gene encoding nickel ABC transporter permease: MKQYIVKRLLSGILVLFGLSVFTFLLIHLIPGDPVRIMLGQRATVEQIESLRGELGLNKPLVVQYLDYASGVLKGDLGTSLKTGRPVSTEIADRFPATAKMAVASLVVAVVIGIGLGVLAAKYKDTPIDGAIMTFSTFGMSIPGFWLGLLVILVFSVHLGWFPIAGGTGLKDMVLPAFTLGILTATALSRLTRAGMVEVLSNDYIRTARAKGMNERIVLLRHAFRNVMIPIVAVIGLELAGLLGGAVIVEQVFGWPGVGTLAIQAISSRDFPMIQGTTLFIGAVYVLVIILIDVLYAVLDPRIDYAAKEGA; encoded by the coding sequence ATGAAGCAGTATATTGTGAAGCGCCTATTGTCGGGCATCCTTGTCCTGTTTGGACTCTCCGTTTTTACGTTTTTGCTCATTCATCTCATCCCCGGAGACCCTGTGCGGATCATGCTGGGGCAGCGGGCGACTGTAGAACAAATCGAGTCGCTTCGAGGAGAGCTGGGCTTGAACAAACCTTTGGTTGTCCAGTATCTCGACTATGCTTCTGGCGTTTTGAAAGGAGATCTCGGCACTTCCCTGAAAACGGGTCGACCTGTCAGCACAGAAATTGCCGATCGTTTTCCCGCGACAGCAAAAATGGCAGTAGCCAGCCTCGTGGTGGCAGTTGTGATCGGTATCGGGCTGGGTGTCCTAGCGGCGAAATACAAGGATACACCCATCGACGGAGCGATCATGACCTTTTCCACCTTTGGGATGTCCATACCCGGCTTTTGGCTGGGCTTACTCGTCATCCTTGTGTTCTCCGTCCATCTGGGCTGGTTTCCGATTGCGGGAGGGACGGGACTAAAAGACATGGTTCTTCCAGCGTTTACCTTGGGGATATTGACGGCGACCGCACTCAGCCGACTCACTCGTGCGGGCATGGTGGAGGTTTTGTCCAATGACTATATCCGAACAGCACGCGCGAAAGGGATGAATGAACGAATTGTGCTGCTGCGGCACGCTTTTCGCAATGTGATGATTCCGATTGTGGCTGTCATTGGCCTGGAACTGGCTGGCTTGCTGGGCGGGGCTGTGATTGTCGAGCAGGTTTTTGGCTGGCCAGGAGTGGGGACTTTGGCGATTCAAGCGATTAGCTCGCGGGATTTTCCAATGATTCAAGGAACGACACTGTTTATAGGGGCTGTGTATGTCCTCGTTATCATTTTGATTGATGTCCTGTACGCGGTTCTCGATCCGCGCATTGACTACGCCGCGAAGGAGGGGGCGTAA
- a CDS encoding alpha/beta fold hydrolase: MAVVFITGATGFIGKEVTKQLARAGHTVLALVRSPEKWDELLMQMTPTERSNCKAVRGDLRKEGLGLSASDYEQVLRATIIIHAGAPMDISLDETVARELILQGASHLAALANELHKQQRLQKLIHIVGYMSPFDDESGKLATDVFAPTDFYQEAGGYEKYKFLADLYLRQEAYQKGMPLVVVNPCTIIGPRSTGNTEQTDGFGLVISSMRRGKIPVLPGGKEWWLPLLSVDDFAQVIVGIVETNHIEHQTYYALNERSATPAFSELISLMAKELRMKPPTIPFPVSVLKKILHNGGSGLLGVPANSMDFLVKKDFPLTPFQQMKAKKGIDAYDVAAYLPSVIADLDYRLSVKDQKIPPSFHREQIAGMAAYKKEGSGTPWLLVHGLFSEMSDLLPLAEQLGEQEVWLLDLPGFGRSPYHHHEKPLEGFIEAVAEALRQLPSPVHLAGHSFGGFLAWEAAKRVPEKIEKLYLLQPPLHAPKYSRLLAGLGKSPALLQLFLQKQLTSAKLEKAMLEQGVFQSTEEMPKGYVEKAGKLLQSPRISKTHTDVLRYFMNEFRQMAAATQPFPFPAQIVWGTQDKTYQLTKGAEDAFRKANVEIERLSVAHHFPLSHPQLTANVLLQMRHGKE; encoded by the coding sequence ATGGCTGTCGTTTTTATAACCGGTGCGACTGGATTTATCGGTAAGGAAGTAACAAAACAACTGGCACGAGCTGGTCATACCGTGCTGGCGCTGGTTCGTTCGCCCGAGAAGTGGGATGAATTGCTGATGCAGATGACACCAACAGAGAGGTCCAATTGCAAGGCCGTGCGGGGTGATTTGCGAAAGGAGGGCTTGGGATTATCAGCGAGCGATTACGAGCAGGTATTGCGCGCAACTATTATCATCCATGCAGGTGCCCCGATGGATATTTCGCTGGATGAAACGGTGGCGAGGGAATTGATTTTACAAGGAGCAAGTCACCTTGCAGCACTAGCGAACGAATTGCATAAACAACAGCGTCTACAAAAGCTGATTCATATCGTTGGCTACATGAGTCCGTTTGACGATGAGAGTGGAAAGCTGGCGACAGATGTTTTTGCGCCAACCGATTTTTATCAAGAGGCAGGGGGCTACGAGAAATACAAGTTTCTGGCAGATCTATACCTCAGACAAGAGGCGTATCAAAAAGGAATGCCGCTGGTCGTGGTAAATCCGTGTACGATCATAGGCCCGCGAAGCACCGGGAACACAGAACAAACAGATGGATTCGGGCTCGTGATCAGCTCCATGCGGCGTGGTAAGATCCCTGTTCTTCCCGGTGGTAAGGAGTGGTGGCTGCCCTTGCTTTCCGTCGATGATTTTGCCCAGGTCATTGTGGGGATTGTAGAGACAAATCACATCGAGCATCAAACGTATTACGCCTTAAATGAGCGGAGTGCCACGCCAGCTTTTTCAGAGCTGATTTCGTTGATGGCTAAAGAATTACGGATGAAGCCACCAACCATTCCTTTCCCGGTATCGGTCTTGAAAAAAATCTTGCATAACGGCGGCAGCGGCTTGCTCGGGGTACCTGCCAATTCGATGGATTTTCTCGTAAAGAAAGACTTCCCGCTCACTCCCTTTCAGCAAATGAAAGCGAAAAAAGGCATCGATGCATACGACGTAGCGGCGTATCTTCCCAGTGTGATTGCCGATCTGGACTACCGTTTGTCGGTCAAGGATCAGAAAATACCTCCTAGCTTTCACCGAGAGCAAATCGCAGGCATGGCCGCGTACAAGAAAGAAGGCTCGGGTACTCCGTGGCTGCTCGTGCACGGGCTTTTCAGTGAGATGAGCGATTTACTCCCGCTCGCTGAACAGTTGGGTGAACAGGAAGTATGGTTATTGGATTTGCCCGGGTTTGGCAGATCGCCCTATCACCATCACGAAAAACCGCTCGAGGGCTTTATCGAGGCAGTGGCCGAGGCATTGCGACAGCTGCCGTCTCCGGTTCATCTTGCAGGACATTCATTTGGCGGGTTTTTGGCATGGGAGGCAGCAAAGCGAGTACCAGAAAAAATCGAGAAGCTATACCTTTTGCAGCCACCCCTGCATGCCCCGAAGTATTCTCGGCTGCTGGCGGGATTGGGGAAGAGTCCAGCCCTCCTTCAGCTTTTTTTGCAAAAGCAGTTAACGTCAGCCAAATTGGAAAAAGCAATGCTTGAGCAAGGGGTATTTCAGTCTACGGAGGAAATGCCAAAAGGCTATGTAGAAAAGGCAGGGAAGCTCCTGCAATCCCCGCGCATCAGCAAGACGCATACAGACGTGCTGCGCTACTTTATGAACGAATTCCGGCAAATGGCGGCAGCAACACAGCCTTTCCCTTTTCCAGCCCAGATCGTATGGGGAACTCAGGATAAAACGTATCAACTGACAAAAGGAGCAGAGGATGCATTCAGGAAAGCGAATGTAGAGATTGAAAGGCTCTCCGTTGCTCATCATTTTCCCCTCAGTCATCCACAGCTAACGGCAAACGTATTGCTACAGATGAGGCACGGCAAGGAATGA